The proteins below are encoded in one region of Corvus hawaiiensis isolate bCorHaw1 chromosome 3, bCorHaw1.pri.cur, whole genome shotgun sequence:
- the PNOC gene encoding prepronociceptin, giving the protein MRAVLWDLLLLCLFAQARGDCRGDCLHCDRQLYRDSFDVLICILECEGEAVPRATWELCAAASRAAPRPRDLAAEPWPGAAPALPAGPANPLQVTELLRRRGADADEAAPGTFPQPPEEDISRRLGRFPPGMGGWRPAPAAKGVQKRYGGFIGVRKSARKWNNQKRFSEFLKQYLGMAPRSTFRHRFPAPSARHRQN; this is encoded by the exons ATGAGGGCCGTGCTCtgggacctgctgctgctgtgcctcttCGCCCAGGCGCGGGGCGACTGCCGGGGCGACTGCCTGCACTGCGACCGCCAGCTCTACCGCGACAGCTTCGACGTCCTC ATCTGCATCCTGGAGTGCGAAGGCGAAGCCGTGCCGAGGGCCACCTGGGAGCTGTGCGCGGCCGCCAGCCGAgccgccccgcggccccgcgaCCTCGCCGCCGAGCCCTGGCCCGGCGCGGCTCCGGCGCTGCCGGCGGGCCCGGCCAACCCTCTCCAGGTCACCGAGCTGCTGCGGCGCCGCGGGGCCGACGCCGACGAGGCCGCGCCGGGCACCTTCCCGCAGCCTCCCGAGGAGGACATTTCCCGGCGGCTCGGCCGCTTCCCGCCGGGAATGGGCGGCTGGCGCCCGGCGCCGGCGGCCAAGGGGGTGCAGAAGAGGTACGGGGGCTTCATCGGGGTGCGCAAGTCGGCTCGGAAGTGGAACAACCAGAAGAGGTTTAGCGAGTTCCTGAAGCAGTACCTGGGGATGGCGCCGCGCTCCA CGTTCCGGCACCGCTTCCCAGCACCTTCTGCCCGGCACAGGCAAAATTaa
- the LOC125323458 gene encoding serine/threonine-protein kinase pdik1l-like: PFPLFLPPSQVADFGLSKVCRGRGSVNGRRFSSACGSSFFMAPEVWEGHYTAKADIFALGIIFWAMVERITFRDGDTEKELLGTYICQGKELIPLGEALLENPNLKLQIPLKNKKSMPEDLCKLLHHMLAFNPKERLDAFQLEVQIRHISYGRKRQRSAS; the protein is encoded by the exons cccttcccgtTGTTTCTCCCCCCATCCCAGGTGGCAGACTTTGGCCTGAGCAAAGTGTGCCGCGGCAGAGGGAGCGTCAACGGGCGCCGCTTCTCCTCCGCCTGCGGATCCAGCTTCTTCATGGCTCCGGAGGTTTGGGAAGGGCACTACACGGCCAAGGCCGACATCTTCGCCCTCGGCATCATCTTCTGGGCCATGGTGGAGAGGATCACGTTCCGCGACGGGGACACCGAGAAGGAATTGCTTG GAACTTACATCTGCCAAGGCAAGGAGCTGATCCCGCTGGGAGAAGCTCTGCTGGAGAATCCCAACCTGAAGCTCCAAATCCCTCTGAAGAACAAGAAATCCATGCCCGAGGATCTCTGCAAGCTCCTGCATCACATGCTGGCTTTCAatcccaaggaaaggctggatgcTTTCCAACTGGAAGTGCAGATCCGGCACATCTCCTACGGCAGGAAGCGCCAGCGTTCCGCCTCCTAG